The DNA region ATGCAGAACAACCAGGCTGGTCTCTTTTTTCCTACTATTTTTCTGGTTGCTTATTCCCGGACATATCCACGGGCAACAGACAAGCGAACAAGAAAAGTATCATGTTGACAGTACATTATTTGTATATTATCAACATTGTAAGGCGGAAATAAAATCTCCTTCTGTCATGCAGATGCTCGATACGTTATTCCTTATGGCCAAAGAAAAAGGAGATTTGCGTATGCAGGCAGTCGCCATATCCAGCAAAACAGATCATTTCTATTTTGGTCCGTCCTTTGAAGGCCAAGAGGACAGCCTGATATTGTATACCAACACCATCAAAGACTTTGCCCGGAAAACCAATCAACCTCAATATTATTATTTTGCCTGGGCCAACCGTCTCATAACTTACTATACCAAACAGAAAAAATTAAACCTGGCCCTCTATGAAGCCAACAAGATGCAACAAGAGTCGGAAAGTCGGGAAGAAATTGATGGCATGCAGAATTGCTATCAAGCGTTGTTGCGCATCTATCAGAGCAAAGAACTCTACAAGCAAGCCATTGTATATGCACAAAAACTGATAGATCTCACATTAAAATATAACCTGAATAAATATAATCTAGCAAACAAATATCTTGAATTAGGTAACTGCTACCTCCGTACCAACGAACCAGCAAAGGCCTGGGAGGCTCTTGAAGAAAGTAAATTGTATATTGGCAATGAACTAAACCAAGGAGCTTATCTATGCGGACTACTTCGTTATTATATTCACACCAAAGATATGGTCAAAGCCCGGGAAACACTAAAAGAAACCACACAACTTTTCAGCAAGAATACCGAACTGCGTATTAAGCGTGCTACTAATCTGCTGGAAATTGAAACCAATTACTATATAGAAACCGGTGAATACGATAAAGCTCTGGAGGTATTTCAGCAAGCCTTTGAAAAGATTAGCCAAAATGGTTTTATCACCCCGACTCTATATCGTACACGTGGTTCAATCTATACTGCTAAAAAAGACTATCAGAAAGCAATTGAAAGTTATGAAAAAGCTTTTGAACTCAGCGATTCGCTGAGTAGTGCCCAAGAAGACATATCAGTCGGAGAGTTCGCAACCATTTTGGGAATGGAACATCTTAACTTGGAAAACAAAGAATTAATACAGAAAAACCAGGAAATACAATTGGAGACACGCCGGCATATTATCATTCTATTATGCATCATAGTAGTAATTGTCGGCATTATGTTCTTCCGCGAAACCCAACTGAATAAAGTTCTACGACGTGCCAAAGATGCAGAACAAAGTGCCAGCCGTATGAAAACTGAATTCATACAGAATATGAGCCATGAGATACGCACGCCACTCAATTCCATAGTTGGTTTCTCACAAATACTCAGTAGCAAGATTTCTGAAGAAGACGAAGAATCGAAAG from Bacteroides sp. MSB163 includes:
- a CDS encoding tetratricopeptide repeat-containing sensor histidine kinase, whose translation is MKACRTTRLVSFFLLFFWLLIPGHIHGQQTSEQEKYHVDSTLFVYYQHCKAEIKSPSVMQMLDTLFLMAKEKGDLRMQAVAISSKTDHFYFGPSFEGQEDSLILYTNTIKDFARKTNQPQYYYFAWANRLITYYTKQKKLNLALYEANKMQQESESREEIDGMQNCYQALLRIYQSKELYKQAIVYAQKLIDLTLKYNLNKYNLANKYLELGNCYLRTNEPAKAWEALEESKLYIGNELNQGAYLCGLLRYYIHTKDMVKARETLKETTQLFSKNTELRIKRATNLLEIETNYYIETGEYDKALEVFQQAFEKISQNGFITPTLYRTRGSIYTAKKDYQKAIESYEKAFELSDSLSSAQEDISVGEFATILGMEHLNLENKELIQKNQEIQLETRRHIIILLCIIVVIVGIMFFRETQLNKVLRRAKDAEQSASRMKTEFIQNMSHEIRTPLNSIVGFSQILSSKISEEDEESKEYTTIIEQGSNHLLQLVDNVLELSSLDSGTSIPTDTKVEINALCRQWMEKAKNSLKPGVDLVYQPGQDELHLYTNPGRLTQVVSHLLHNSARFTEKGSITLSWHINPKQRSLVISVTDTGIGIPQDKLDFVFERFAKIDTFSTGTGLGLALGRLIMEKMDGSLVLDDKYTEGCRFILTLPLKE